A DNA window from Mucilaginibacter xinganensis contains the following coding sequences:
- a CDS encoding AGE family epimerase/isomerase produces the protein MEKTIKEQLFGYKKELAAELKNILTWWEIHAPDIADGGFYGKIDNDNQVIAEAPKGSVLNARILWSFSAAYNHESLPEYLEMADRAYRYIIARFVDDEQGGVYWSVDNKGNPLDTKKQVYALSFAIYALSEYYRASKIEAAKQTAIDLFYVLAERAYDPVKTGYFEAFTKDWQPIEDLRLSAKDANEKKTMNTHLHVLEGYTNLFSIWPDKALGEHISSLLNNFFDHFIDPHTHHLLLFFDGDWNPKGDLVSYGHDIEASWLLLEAAEAIGDKNSIKRVKALTIAMADATVTGIDADGGLWYEYEEGHLVKEKHWWVQAEAMVGFFNAWQICGDSKYLDIALKNWEFIKEKILDKQNGEWSWGINKNGRIMQSEDKAGLWKCPYHNSRACLQLITRIIA, from the coding sequence ATGGAGAAAACGATAAAAGAACAGCTTTTCGGCTATAAAAAAGAACTGGCGGCTGAGTTGAAAAATATCCTCACCTGGTGGGAAATACACGCTCCAGACATTGCGGATGGTGGTTTTTATGGAAAAATAGATAACGACAATCAAGTAATTGCAGAAGCGCCTAAAGGCTCGGTATTAAATGCACGGATCTTATGGTCGTTCTCTGCGGCTTACAACCATGAGTCTTTGCCTGAATACCTGGAAATGGCTGATCGGGCATATCGGTATATTATAGCTCGATTTGTGGATGATGAGCAGGGCGGTGTTTACTGGTCGGTTGATAATAAGGGAAATCCGCTGGATACCAAAAAACAGGTATATGCCCTGTCGTTTGCCATATACGCGTTAAGTGAATATTATCGTGCAAGCAAAATAGAAGCAGCTAAACAAACAGCAATAGATCTTTTTTACGTGCTGGCTGAACGGGCCTATGATCCTGTTAAAACCGGTTACTTTGAAGCTTTTACCAAAGACTGGCAGCCGATTGAAGACTTACGCCTTAGCGCCAAAGACGCTAATGAAAAGAAAACGATGAACACGCACCTGCATGTTTTAGAAGGGTATACAAACCTGTTTAGCATTTGGCCGGATAAGGCGCTTGGTGAACACATCAGCAGCCTGTTAAATAATTTTTTTGACCATTTTATTGATCCGCATACCCATCACTTGTTACTTTTTTTTGACGGGGACTGGAACCCAAAGGGCGACCTGGTATCATACGGGCATGATATTGAAGCAAGCTGGCTTTTGCTGGAAGCAGCCGAAGCCATCGGCGATAAAAATAGTATTAAGCGGGTTAAAGCATTAACCATCGCTATGGCCGACGCAACTGTTACCGGCATTGATGCCGACGGCGGACTATGGTATGAATATGAGGAAGGCCATTTGGTAAAAGAAAAGCACTGGTGGGTGCAGGCGGAGGCAATGGTAGGTTTTTTTAACGCATGGCAGATTTGCGGCGACAGCAAGTACCTGGATATTGCACTAAAAAACTGGGAATTTATAAAAGAGAAAATATTGGATAAACAAAACGGCGAATGGTCTTGGGGTATCAACAAGAACGGGCGTATAATGCAGAGCGAAGATAAGGCAGGGCTGTGGAAATGCCCTTACCATAATAGTCGTGCTTGTTTGCAGCTGATAACGAGAATTATTGCTTAA
- a CDS encoding SulP family inorganic anion transporter: protein MQNEHGGPAIGGLNLRKYFLSKNLKKDIPSSIVVFLVALPLCLGIALASGAPLFAGLLTGIIGGIVVGTLSGSQLSVAGPAAGLTVIVLTAITTLGSYEAFLLSLVIAGVLQMIFGLIKAGTIANYFPSSVIEGMLAAIGIILILKQFPHAVGYDADYEGDERFSQADESNTFSGILGALAKINYGAVIITMVSIGLMLYWPKIKKVAAIPAPLMVVLSGIGLSLLFANSGIALLEKQYVHIPVVNSTAEFMGLFKSPNFSAIGNKQIWITAFTIAVVASLETLLSLEACDKIDPIKRISPTNRELVAQGAGNLISGLLGGLPMTAVIVRSSANVNAGARTKMSTIIHGCLLLVALLLIPTVINYIPLSCLAAILLITGYKLARISLFKHMWHKGLDQFIPFVVTIVAVVLTDLLIGVGIGMLVGVFYILRTNMRNPYFYHIDKNGDKKTIRIKLAEEVSFLNKAAIQITLTSLPKGTDVIIDGSNSRYIDQDVLEIIHNFKHNAYTKGIIVQLHEVREKYDVPSLKQLMYNPN from the coding sequence ATGCAAAATGAGCATGGTGGACCCGCTATTGGCGGTCTTAACCTTCGTAAATATTTTCTGTCCAAAAATTTAAAAAAGGATATCCCTTCAAGTATTGTAGTTTTTTTGGTGGCGCTGCCACTTTGTTTAGGTATCGCTTTAGCCTCCGGTGCCCCGTTATTTGCCGGTTTACTTACCGGTATCATCGGCGGTATAGTGGTGGGTACGTTAAGCGGCTCGCAGCTAAGTGTTGCAGGGCCCGCAGCAGGTTTAACAGTGATAGTTTTAACTGCCATAACAACGCTTGGATCGTACGAAGCATTTTTGCTCAGCCTGGTTATTGCCGGTGTATTGCAGATGATTTTTGGACTGATAAAGGCCGGTACCATAGCCAATTATTTCCCCTCGTCGGTAATTGAGGGGATGCTGGCGGCTATTGGCATTATCCTTATTTTAAAACAATTTCCGCATGCAGTAGGCTATGATGCTGACTATGAAGGCGACGAAAGATTTAGCCAGGCAGATGAAAGCAATACCTTTTCGGGAATTTTGGGTGCGCTGGCAAAAATAAATTACGGTGCAGTTATCATCACCATGGTATCCATCGGGCTAATGCTCTACTGGCCTAAAATTAAAAAAGTGGCTGCCATTCCTGCCCCGCTGATGGTCGTATTATCAGGAATAGGTTTGAGCCTGCTTTTTGCCAATAGTGGTATAGCGCTGCTTGAAAAACAGTATGTACATATTCCTGTTGTAAATAGCACCGCTGAGTTTATGGGCTTATTTAAAAGCCCCAATTTTAGCGCTATAGGTAACAAGCAGATTTGGATAACTGCCTTTACCATTGCTGTTGTAGCAAGTTTGGAAACCCTGCTTAGCCTGGAAGCCTGCGATAAGATAGACCCGATTAAACGGATCTCGCCCACTAACCGCGAGCTGGTAGCACAGGGTGCAGGTAACCTGATCAGTGGATTGTTAGGCGGATTGCCCATGACGGCCGTTATTGTGCGTTCATCGGCAAATGTTAATGCAGGCGCCCGCACAAAAATGAGTACCATTATTCATGGTTGCCTTTTGCTGGTGGCGTTACTGTTAATTCCGACGGTTATTAATTACATCCCGCTATCGTGCCTGGCTGCAATCCTGCTGATAACCGGTTATAAACTGGCACGCATCAGCCTGTTCAAACACATGTGGCACAAAGGGCTTGATCAGTTTATCCCTTTCGTAGTTACCATTGTTGCTGTTGTGCTTACCGACCTGCTGATAGGCGTAGGTATTGGTATGCTGGTTGGTGTATTTTACATCCTGCGCACCAATATGCGTAACCCATACTTTTATCATATCGACAAAAACGGCGATAAGAAAACTATCAGGATTAAACTTGCCGAGGAAGTTTCTTTTTTAAATAAAGCCGCCATACAAATTACACTTACCAGCCTGCCAAAGGGCACTGATGTAATTATTGATGGCTCCAATTCGAGATATATTGACCAGGATGTACTGGAGATAATCCACAATTTTAAGCATAATGCTTACACCAAAGGCATAATTGTACAACTGCACGAGGTGCGCGAAAAGTACGATGTACCTTCCCTGAAACAATTAATGTATAACCCCAATTAA
- a CDS encoding carbonic anhydrase: protein MKQLKPVQPDNDRDNYASLLKGNSDWVSNKLKDDPEYFNKLAAGQSPEVLWIGCSDSRVPANDVTGTQPGEIFVHRNIANVCVHSDMNMLSVLDYAVNVLKVKHVIVAGHYGCGGVAAAMSNKQFGLIDNWLRNIKDVYRLHSHELDRITDEKTKLNRLVELNAIEQVYNLCKTSIIQNAWKERTDLQVHGWVIDLGTGLVKDLKVSSSGPANLGYVYELDSVEAVSVR, encoded by the coding sequence ATGAAACAGTTGAAACCCGTTCAGCCGGATAATGACAGGGATAATTATGCCTCCCTGCTTAAAGGCAACTCAGACTGGGTGAGCAATAAACTGAAAGATGATCCCGAGTATTTTAATAAGCTTGCTGCAGGACAAAGTCCTGAAGTGCTTTGGATAGGATGCTCGGACAGCCGGGTACCGGCAAATGATGTTACCGGCACACAACCCGGCGAAATATTTGTACACCGGAATATTGCCAACGTTTGTGTACACTCGGATATGAATATGCTGAGCGTGCTTGATTATGCTGTGAATGTTTTAAAGGTAAAACATGTTATTGTTGCCGGGCACTATGGTTGCGGAGGCGTGGCTGCAGCCATGAGCAACAAGCAATTTGGGCTGATTGATAACTGGCTGCGAAATATAAAAGATGTATATCGCCTGCACAGTCATGAACTTGACCGCATAACCGACGAAAAAACCAAACTGAACAGGCTGGTTGAGCTGAATGCAATTGAGCAGGTTTATAACCTGTGCAAAACCAGCATTATTCAAAATGCCTGGAAAGAACGTACTGACCTGCAGGTGCACGGATGGGTAATTGACCTGGGTACCGGTTTAGTAAAGGACCTTAAAGTAAGCAGCAGCGGCCCTGCAAACCTGGGCTATGTTTATGAGCTTGACAGTGTGGAAGCTGTTTCTGTTCGTTAA
- a CDS encoding YoaK family protein, translating into MLRQSKDDRTFKENAMLASSTAMVSGMTNIAGMVAFLAFTSNITGHVANLAKHIVDQNFREIIVFVVWLLMFFAGAFISSFIVRSYNHTSYYRAHSLPVIIEIVILLFVAVYGHNFYKETQFEREIVIGAILFSMGLQNSLVSTISGGLIKSSHLTGLFTDLGGDIAEWIHPNAKKTETVKNKIYIRLTILSFYLMGAVLGGFLFNIFDFALFYFVPVILVTILYYDLSPLALHKLAKIFSKSARG; encoded by the coding sequence ATGTTAAGACAATCAAAAGACGACAGGACATTTAAGGAAAATGCAATGCTTGCATCCTCTACCGCAATGGTTTCGGGTATGACGAATATTGCGGGGATGGTTGCATTTTTAGCTTTTACATCCAACATTACCGGGCATGTTGCTAATCTTGCGAAACACATTGTTGATCAGAATTTCAGAGAGATAATCGTTTTTGTGGTCTGGCTACTGATGTTTTTTGCGGGTGCCTTTATCTCCAGTTTTATTGTACGCTCCTATAATCATACCAGCTATTACCGTGCGCATTCGCTTCCGGTAATCATCGAAATTGTTATTTTATTATTTGTTGCGGTTTACGGGCATAACTTTTATAAAGAAACCCAATTTGAACGTGAAATAGTGATAGGAGCCATCCTGTTTTCAATGGGACTGCAGAACAGCCTGGTATCTACCATCTCGGGCGGGCTGATCAAATCATCGCACCTAACTGGTTTGTTTACTGACCTGGGCGGCGACATCGCAGAATGGATCCATCCCAATGCAAAAAAAACCGAAACGGTTAAAAACAAGATTTATATCAGGCTTACCATTCTAAGTTTTTATTTAATGGGCGCGGTGCTGGGCGGTTTCCTGTTTAATATTTTTGATTTTGCTTTATTTTATTTTGTGCCGGTGATATTGGTAACCATTTTATATTATGACTTGTCGCCATTGGCATTGCATAAACTGGCTAAAATATTTTCAAAGTCTGCGCGTGGCTGA
- the can gene encoding carbonate dehydratase produces MDANNENNQPLVDELYNSLLVGNKQFVSDSLKLDPEYFKKLAAGQSPPVLWIGCADSRVPANQITNMPPGEIFVHRNIANMVIHSDMNMLSVLDYAVNVLKVKHVIVTGHYGCGGVMAAITNQQYGLIDNWLRHIKDVYRLHASKLETITDINERCDKLVEYNVIENVYNLCKTSIVQNAWKSGQPVGVHGWVYSLKTGIITDMKVSTYDNANMQNVFRFK; encoded by the coding sequence ATGGACGCTAACAACGAAAACAACCAACCTCTTGTTGATGAATTGTACAATAGCCTGCTTGTGGGCAACAAACAATTTGTTTCCGACAGTTTAAAATTAGATCCTGAGTATTTCAAAAAACTTGCTGCCGGGCAGTCGCCGCCGGTGTTGTGGATAGGTTGTGCTGACAGCCGGGTTCCGGCCAACCAGATCACCAATATGCCGCCGGGGGAGATTTTTGTGCACCGTAACATTGCCAATATGGTAATCCACTCGGATATGAACATGCTTTCGGTACTGGATTATGCAGTTAACGTATTGAAAGTGAAACACGTAATTGTAACTGGGCATTATGGCTGTGGTGGCGTTATGGCTGCTATAACCAACCAGCAGTACGGCTTAATTGATAACTGGCTGAGGCATATAAAGGATGTCTATCGCCTGCATGCCAGCAAGTTGGAAACCATAACGGACATTAATGAACGCTGCGATAAACTGGTTGAATACAATGTAATTGAAAACGTTTACAACCTTTGCAAAACATCTATTGTGCAAAACGCCTGGAAAAGCGGACAGCCTGTGGGTGTTCACGGCTGGGTGTACAGCCTTAAAACGGGTATCATTACCGATATGAAGGTGAGTACCTATGATAATGCCAATATGCAGAACGTATTTAGGTTTAAATAG
- the pruA gene encoding L-glutamate gamma-semialdehyde dehydrogenase produces the protein MLKGFFNVPPPQNEPVLNYGPRSVERAALKAALDEARAQQIDIPMYIGGKEVRTGKKLEIRPPHDHKHLLATFSEGDASHVTAAIDAALAAKPQWEELPWEQRAAIFLKAADLIAGPYRSKVNAATMLGQSKNAYQAEIDAACELIDFLRFNVEYMTEIYKQQPPVSGKGVWNRVEQRPLEGFIFALTPFNFTAIAGNLPASAAMMGNVVVWKPAYPQIFAANVLMQIFKEAGVPDGVINLIYVDGPVAGEVIFNHPDFAGIHFTGSTKVFQNIWQTIGTNIHKYKTYPRIVGETGGKDFVLAHPSADADVVSTALVRGAFEYQGQKCSAASRAYIPASLWPAVQANMQRDITSFKIGPVEDFENFINAVITEVSFDKLAKYIDAAKADKGVEVVAGGSYDKSKGWFIEPTVLKVDDPYYVTMCEELFGPVLTVYVYEDDKFDEVLDIVDKTSIYALTGSIISQDRYAIAKATYHLRNAAGNFYINDKPTGAVVGQQPFGGARGSGTNDKAGSMINLLRWVSPRTIKETFDPPKDYRYPFLAKEV, from the coding sequence ATGCTAAAAGGATTTTTTAACGTTCCGCCACCGCAGAACGAACCCGTATTAAATTACGGTCCGCGCAGTGTGGAACGCGCAGCGCTTAAAGCGGCTTTAGATGAAGCACGCGCACAACAAATTGATATCCCAATGTACATTGGCGGCAAAGAAGTACGTACCGGCAAAAAGCTGGAGATCCGCCCGCCACATGATCATAAACATTTACTCGCCACATTTTCTGAAGGCGATGCCAGCCACGTAACGGCCGCCATTGATGCGGCCCTGGCTGCAAAGCCCCAATGGGAGGAACTGCCATGGGAACAGCGTGCGGCTATATTTTTAAAAGCTGCCGACTTAATTGCTGGCCCGTACCGATCAAAGGTGAACGCGGCAACCATGCTTGGCCAGTCGAAAAACGCCTACCAAGCCGAGATTGATGCTGCCTGCGAGCTGATCGACTTCCTGCGTTTTAACGTGGAATACATGACCGAGATCTACAAACAGCAACCACCGGTATCAGGCAAAGGCGTTTGGAATCGTGTTGAACAACGCCCGCTGGAAGGTTTTATATTTGCTTTAACGCCCTTTAACTTTACCGCAATTGCAGGTAATCTGCCTGCCTCTGCAGCCATGATGGGTAACGTTGTGGTTTGGAAGCCGGCCTACCCGCAAATTTTTGCTGCAAACGTATTGATGCAAATATTTAAAGAGGCCGGGGTTCCTGATGGCGTGATCAACCTTATTTATGTTGACGGGCCTGTTGCCGGCGAGGTGATCTTTAACCACCCCGATTTCGCAGGTATCCACTTTACCGGATCTACTAAAGTATTCCAGAACATCTGGCAAACCATAGGTACCAATATCCACAAATACAAAACTTACCCGCGTATTGTGGGCGAAACAGGCGGTAAAGACTTTGTACTGGCGCATCCCAGCGCTGATGCCGACGTAGTTAGCACGGCGCTTGTTCGCGGCGCGTTTGAATACCAGGGGCAAAAATGCTCTGCTGCATCAAGGGCATATATTCCCGCTTCATTATGGCCTGCGGTACAGGCAAATATGCAGCGCGACATTACTTCGTTTAAAATTGGGCCTGTTGAGGATTTTGAGAACTTTATAAACGCAGTAATTACCGAAGTATCTTTTGATAAGCTTGCCAAATATATTGATGCCGCTAAAGCCGATAAAGGCGTTGAAGTTGTTGCTGGCGGCAGCTACGATAAATCAAAAGGCTGGTTTATTGAACCAACCGTATTAAAGGTTGATGACCCTTATTACGTAACCATGTGCGAAGAGCTGTTTGGCCCGGTGCTAACTGTTTATGTTTATGAAGACGATAAATTTGATGAAGTGCTTGATATTGTTGATAAAACGTCCATATATGCGTTAACGGGTTCTATCATTTCGCAAGATCGTTACGCCATTGCCAAAGCAACTTATCACCTACGCAATGCAGCCGGTAATTTTTATATCAATGATAAACCTACCGGTGCGGTAGTTGGTCAGCAGCCATTTGGTGGCGCCAGAGGCTCCGGCACCAATGATAAAGCAGGTTCGATGATCAATTTACTGCGCTGGGTATCTCCGCGCACGATAAAAGAAACATTCGATCCGCCAAAAGATTACCGGTACCCATTTTTGGCTAAAGAGGTTTAA
- a CDS encoding DUF2911 domain-containing protein — translation MKLSRLLTIGIFFFTLNSYAQITPQPSSTQTVTQDFGLGRINLTYSRPNAKGRKMLGGIEPFDKVWRTGANAATILKFSDDVMMEGHKVPAGEYGLFTIPGEKQWTIILSKNAKQWGAYSYKESEDFLRFTVTPSTTAQAAETFTIQFANVYPTSAEMQLMWQNTLVTVKLTCDIDAKIMARIDSAMNTAKKPYYDAVIYYWNNNKDMNKALEWAGELEKTPGMPPMVAKLWKARVLLKKGDKAAAAATAKEGVKLATDAKSDEYIRLNSEVVKAATK, via the coding sequence ATGAAGCTATCAAGACTTTTAACTATCGGGATTTTTTTCTTTACCCTTAACAGCTATGCGCAGATTACTCCGCAGCCTAGCTCTACACAAACTGTAACCCAGGATTTTGGATTGGGCAGGATCAATCTTACTTATTCGCGGCCTAATGCCAAAGGACGCAAAATGCTTGGCGGTATTGAACCCTTTGATAAGGTTTGGCGTACCGGCGCGAATGCGGCAACTATATTGAAATTTAGTGATGATGTGATGATGGAAGGGCATAAAGTGCCAGCCGGCGAGTACGGCTTGTTTACTATCCCAGGCGAAAAACAATGGACCATTATTTTAAGTAAGAACGCTAAACAATGGGGTGCCTACAGCTACAAAGAGTCGGAAGATTTTTTACGTTTTACCGTAACTCCTTCCACTACCGCGCAGGCTGCGGAAACTTTTACTATCCAGTTTGCAAACGTGTACCCCACCAGCGCAGAAATGCAATTGATGTGGCAAAATACCTTAGTTACCGTAAAGCTGACCTGTGATATCGACGCCAAAATAATGGCCAGGATAGATTCCGCTATGAATACTGCTAAAAAGCCGTATTATGACGCGGTAATATACTACTGGAACAATAATAAGGACATGAACAAAGCCCTGGAGTGGGCCGGCGAGCTGGAAAAAACGCCTGGGATGCCACCTATGGTTGCCAAGCTTTGGAAAGCCCGCGTATTGTTAAAAAAGGGAGATAAGGCTGCCGCAGCTGCTACTGCCAAAGAAGGCGTAAAATTAGCTACTGATGCAAAAAGCGATGAGTATATTCGTTTGAACAGCGAAGTAGTAAAGGCAGCAACCAAATAG
- a CDS encoding NADP-dependent isocitrate dehydrogenase, which translates to MSKIKVENPVVELDGDEMTRIIWKFIKDKLIIPYLDLDIKYYDLGIEYRDETNDQVTIDAANAIKQYGVGIKCATITPDEERVKEFNLKQMWKSPNGTIRNILDGTVFREPIVMANVPRLVPNWTAPICIGRHAFGDQYRATDFVTKGKGKLTIKFTPEDGGAEQSFEVYNFQGDGVAMAMYNTDESIKGFARACFNQALLKKWPLYLSTKNTILKKYDGRFKDIFQEIYENEFKTEFEANQLTYEHRLIDDMVASALKWHGNFVWACKNYDGDVQSDTVAQGFGSLGLMTSTLVTPDGTVMEAEAAHGTVTRHYREHQAGKPTSTNPIASIFAWTRGLEFRGLLDNNQELINFCKALEEVCIETVESGKMTKDLAITIKPKVEHGKDYLYTEEFLAAIDENLKVKLCK; encoded by the coding sequence ATGTCGAAAATTAAAGTAGAAAACCCGGTTGTTGAACTGGACGGGGATGAAATGACCCGTATTATATGGAAATTTATTAAAGATAAGTTGATAATTCCTTACCTGGATCTGGATATCAAATACTATGACCTTGGTATTGAATACCGCGATGAAACCAATGACCAGGTTACCATTGATGCTGCAAATGCCATAAAACAATATGGTGTTGGTATTAAATGTGCCACCATTACGCCTGATGAAGAGCGTGTAAAAGAATTTAATTTAAAACAAATGTGGAAATCGCCGAACGGCACTATCCGTAATATATTGGATGGTACTGTTTTTCGCGAGCCCATTGTTATGGCTAACGTTCCGCGTTTGGTGCCAAACTGGACAGCCCCTATATGCATTGGCCGCCATGCCTTTGGCGACCAGTACCGCGCAACCGACTTTGTAACCAAAGGAAAAGGTAAATTAACCATTAAGTTTACACCTGAAGATGGCGGCGCAGAGCAATCATTCGAAGTTTACAATTTCCAGGGCGACGGCGTTGCAATGGCAATGTACAATACGGATGAGTCAATAAAAGGATTTGCGCGTGCGTGCTTTAACCAGGCTTTGCTTAAAAAATGGCCGCTGTACCTTTCTACCAAAAATACCATCCTGAAAAAATACGATGGCAGGTTTAAGGATATTTTCCAGGAGATCTACGAAAACGAATTTAAAACCGAATTTGAAGCTAACCAGTTAACCTATGAGCACCGCCTGATTGATGACATGGTTGCATCTGCATTAAAATGGCATGGTAACTTTGTATGGGCCTGTAAAAACTATGACGGTGACGTACAATCAGACACCGTTGCACAAGGCTTTGGATCATTAGGCTTAATGACCTCAACCCTGGTTACTCCTGATGGTACCGTTATGGAAGCTGAAGCTGCACACGGTACCGTAACCCGCCACTACCGCGAGCACCAGGCCGGCAAACCAACCTCTACCAACCCAATTGCATCAATTTTTGCATGGACCCGTGGCTTAGAGTTCCGTGGGTTGCTGGATAACAACCAGGAACTGATCAACTTCTGTAAAGCGCTTGAAGAGGTTTGTATTGAAACTGTTGAAAGCGGTAAAATGACAAAGGACTTAGCCATTACCATAAAACCAAAAGTGGAGCACGGCAAAGATTACCTTTACACTGAAGAGTTTTTAGCAGCGATTGACGAGAATTTAAAAGTGAAATTATGTAAGTAA
- a CDS encoding type II toxin-antitoxin system HicB family antitoxin — protein sequence MKFTAIIEQGESGWFVGQIEEVPAAISQGETIDELKSNLLDALRLILDTNKEITEKEYFGKDVIIEELELT from the coding sequence ATGAAGTTTACGGCAATTATTGAACAAGGAGAAAGCGGTTGGTTTGTGGGGCAGATAGAAGAGGTTCCGGCTGCCATTTCACAAGGTGAAACTATCGACGAATTGAAATCGAATTTATTGGATGCCCTAAGATTGATATTAGATACCAATAAGGAAATTACCGAAAAAGAGTATTTCGGGAAAGATGTTATTATTGAAGAACTTGAACTAACCTGA
- a CDS encoding type II toxin-antitoxin system HicA family toxin: protein MKRSALVKHLEKHGCYLLREGGNHAIYINPVNQKQTAVGRHQELDNMLCKKVCKQLEIPFLF from the coding sequence ATGAAGCGTTCTGCTTTAGTCAAGCACCTTGAGAAACACGGATGCTACTTGTTACGCGAGGGCGGCAATCATGCTATCTATATCAATCCTGTAAATCAAAAACAAACGGCAGTAGGCAGACATCAGGAACTTGATAATATGCTTTGTAAAAAGGTTTGCAAACAACTCGAAATCCCATTTCTTTTCTAA
- a CDS encoding type I phosphomannose isomerase catalytic subunit, giving the protein MSALYPLKFKTIYKDKIWGGNKIKTYLHKDFGSLPNCGETWEISGVKSDVSVVENGELAGESLAGLLEQYKGELVGEKVYAHFGNIFPLLIKFIDANEDLSIQVHPDDELAKKRHNSFGKTEMWYVIEADPGSTLIAGFNKELTQQEYLDKFNSGHLTDILNKEDVKAGDVFFLPAGRVHTIGKGLLIAEIQQTSDITYRIYDFDRVDDKGNKRELHTEEALAAIDYKHYPEYKTQYEPKKDETVHLVSCPYFTTNLLDFTTGTTKDYNNLDSFVIYVCVEGEFTVKTNGEEYPVKMGDCILLPKTVSNVQLETTTGFKILESYIE; this is encoded by the coding sequence ATGTCAGCATTATATCCTTTAAAATTCAAAACCATTTATAAAGACAAAATTTGGGGCGGTAATAAAATAAAAACTTACCTGCACAAAGATTTCGGCTCATTGCCGAACTGCGGCGAAACCTGGGAGATTTCGGGTGTAAAGTCGGATGTTTCGGTAGTTGAAAATGGAGAATTGGCGGGTGAGTCATTGGCTGGGCTGTTGGAGCAGTATAAGGGAGAGTTGGTAGGCGAGAAGGTGTATGCGCATTTTGGTAATATTTTCCCGTTGCTGATCAAATTTATAGATGCCAATGAGGATCTTTCTATCCAGGTGCATCCTGATGATGAGCTGGCAAAAAAACGCCATAACTCATTTGGCAAAACAGAAATGTGGTATGTAATTGAGGCCGATCCCGGTTCGACATTAATTGCAGGCTTTAATAAGGAGCTTACCCAGCAGGAATACCTTGATAAGTTTAACAGCGGCCATTTAACCGATATTTTAAACAAAGAAGATGTGAAAGCCGGTGATGTTTTCTTTTTGCCTGCAGGCCGGGTACACACCATAGGTAAAGGATTGCTGATTGCCGAAATTCAGCAGACCTCGGATATTACCTACCGGATTTACGACTTTGACCGTGTTGACGACAAAGGCAACAAACGCGAACTGCATACCGAAGAAGCACTTGCGGCTATCGACTATAAACATTACCCTGAATATAAAACTCAATATGAGCCTAAAAAGGACGAAACGGTCCATTTGGTAAGCTGCCCCTATTTTACCACCAACCTGCTTGATTTTACAACCGGAACGACAAAGGATTATAATAACCTTGATTCGTTTGTGATTTATGTGTGCGTTGAAGGAGAGTTTACGGTTAAAACTAATGGTGAGGAATATCCTGTTAAAATGGGGGATTGTATTTTGTTACCGAAGACAGTCAGTAACGTTCAGTTAGAAACCACAACAGGTTTCAAAATTTTGGAAAGCTATATCGAGTAG